In Lacrimispora indolis DSM 755, a genomic segment contains:
- a CDS encoding ABC transporter substrate-binding protein, translating into MKKSAKVLSLVLAGAMMMSMTACGSKAPETTTAAPETTTAAENTSEAAESTAEKTADGKQFKIGVLQLVQHAALDASNKGFIQALDDAGLNYTVDQQNASGDQPTCQTIASKLVNDKDDLILAIATPAAQAVAGATSDIPVLVTAVTDPASSDLVESNDNPGGNVSGTSDLTPVKEQISLLKKILPDAKTVGILYCSSESNSEIQAKMAKDAIEAEGMTAVDYTVSNSNEIQTVVTSMVGKVDAIYAPTDNTVAAGMATVSMVAIENKIPVICGEEGMVNAGGLATYGIDYYELGYLTGQQAVKILTEGADISKMPIEYLPLDKCKLTVNEETAKTLGIDVSSLK; encoded by the coding sequence ATGAAGAAATCAGCAAAAGTATTATCACTGGTTCTCGCCGGCGCCATGATGATGTCCATGACAGCATGCGGAAGTAAAGCTCCGGAAACTACTACTGCGGCACCGGAAACCACCACAGCAGCAGAGAATACAAGTGAAGCGGCGGAATCCACAGCAGAAAAGACTGCAGACGGAAAGCAGTTTAAAATCGGGGTTCTTCAGCTTGTGCAGCATGCAGCCCTGGATGCCTCCAATAAGGGCTTTATCCAGGCCCTTGACGATGCAGGTCTTAACTATACCGTTGACCAGCAGAATGCATCCGGCGACCAGCCTACCTGTCAGACCATTGCCAGCAAGCTGGTCAATGATAAAGACGATTTGATTCTCGCCATCGCAACACCGGCGGCTCAGGCCGTGGCAGGAGCTACGAGCGATATCCCGGTTCTGGTGACAGCGGTCACTGATCCTGCATCTTCGGATTTGGTGGAAAGCAACGATAATCCGGGCGGAAATGTCAGCGGTACCTCTGATTTGACCCCTGTGAAGGAGCAGATCTCCCTGTTAAAGAAGATTCTCCCCGATGCTAAGACTGTAGGAATCCTTTACTGTTCTTCAGAATCCAACTCAGAGATCCAGGCCAAGATGGCAAAAGATGCCATTGAAGCGGAAGGCATGACTGCAGTGGATTACACCGTATCCAATTCCAACGAGATCCAGACAGTAGTTACCTCCATGGTAGGCAAGGTAGATGCCATCTATGCGCCAACCGATAATACTGTTGCAGCAGGTATGGCAACAGTGAGCATGGTAGCCATTGAAAACAAAATCCCGGTAATCTGCGGCGAAGAAGGCATGGTAAATGCAGGCGGTCTTGCTACTTACGGAATTGATTATTATGAACTGGGTTACTTAACCGGTCAGCAGGCAGTGAAGATATTAACAGAGGGTGCGGACATCTCCAAGATGCCTATTGAGTATCTTCCTTTGGATAAGTGCAAGCTGACTGTCAACGAGGAAACAGCAAAGACCCTTGGGATCGATGTTTCCAGCCTTAAATAG
- a CDS encoding ABC transporter permease — MSGLLISLQDAVVQGVLWGIMVLGVYITYKLLDIADLTVDGSFAMGGCVCAVMILNFNVDPWVALGMAAIAGMAAGAVTGLLHTIFEIPAILAGILTQIGLWSINLRIMGGKSNVPLLKTDTIMSKFIAVSGLSKQAAAMIIGIGAAIIMIALLYWFFGTEIGSAMRATGNNQAMIRAQGVNTNWTKLLALTLSNGLVGISGGLVCQSQKYADIGMGTGAIVIGLAAIVIGDVLMGRLRSFGSKLTSAVVGSVIYFVIRAVVLRMGMDANDMKLLSAGIVAVALCVPVMVNKWRIRKAYTEGGE; from the coding sequence ATGAGTGGTTTACTGATATCCCTTCAGGATGCAGTTGTTCAGGGAGTTTTATGGGGGATTATGGTTTTAGGTGTTTACATCACCTATAAACTGTTAGATATTGCCGATTTGACGGTAGATGGTAGTTTTGCAATGGGCGGCTGTGTATGCGCCGTCATGATATTGAATTTTAATGTCGATCCCTGGGTTGCCTTGGGGATGGCGGCCATAGCCGGGATGGCGGCCGGAGCGGTAACCGGATTGTTACATACAATCTTTGAAATACCCGCGATTCTGGCCGGAATTCTGACGCAGATCGGGCTTTGGTCCATCAATCTCCGGATCATGGGAGGAAAAAGCAACGTACCGCTTTTAAAGACGGATACGATTATGTCTAAATTCATAGCGGTAAGCGGATTAAGCAAACAGGCTGCCGCCATGATCATCGGAATCGGGGCTGCAATTATTATGATTGCACTGCTTTACTGGTTCTTTGGAACGGAAATCGGCAGTGCCATGCGGGCTACTGGCAATAATCAGGCTATGATCCGTGCCCAGGGCGTCAATACCAACTGGACAAAGCTTCTGGCACTTACCTTAAGCAACGGGCTTGTGGGGATTTCAGGAGGACTGGTGTGTCAAAGCCAGAAATATGCGGATATCGGTATGGGGACTGGTGCCATTGTCATCGGCCTTGCCGCTATTGTTATCGGTGATGTGCTTATGGGAAGATTACGATCCTTTGGAAGCAAACTCACCTCTGCAGTAGTCGGCTCCGTCATATATTTTGTAATCCGTGCCGTTGTTTTGAGAATGGGTATGGATGCCAATGATATGAAGCTGTTGTCGGCTGGGATCGTAGCTGTAGCGCTTTGCGTTCCGGTCATGGTAAACAAATGGCGCATCAGGAAAGCTTATACAGAGGGAGGAGAATAA
- a CDS encoding ABC transporter ATP-binding protein: protein MLDIKNVRKTFNKNTINEKKALNGIDLHLNEGDFVTVIGGNGAGKSTMLNMIAGVYPIDSGKIQIDGINISRDPEYKRAKYIGRVFQDPMMGTAAGMEIQENMALAYRRGQGRGLAWGIRANEKAFYHEALKKLGLGLQDRMTNKVGLLSGGQRQALTLLMATLKKPKLLLLDEHTAALDPKTARKVLEITQEIVKEQNLTTLMITHNMKDAIQIGNRLVMMHEGRIIYDISGEEKKKLEVEDLLKKFEEASGEEFSNDRMILAK, encoded by the coding sequence GTGCTGGATATTAAGAATGTCAGAAAAACGTTTAATAAAAATACCATAAATGAAAAAAAAGCATTAAATGGCATTGATCTCCATCTGAATGAAGGCGATTTTGTCACTGTGATCGGCGGAAACGGAGCGGGAAAATCCACGATGCTTAATATGATAGCAGGAGTGTATCCCATTGATTCCGGCAAGATCCAGATCGATGGAATTAACATATCCAGGGATCCCGAGTATAAAAGAGCCAAGTACATCGGAAGAGTGTTTCAGGATCCTATGATGGGAACAGCCGCCGGAATGGAGATACAGGAAAATATGGCGCTGGCCTATCGCCGGGGACAGGGAAGAGGCCTTGCCTGGGGAATCAGGGCAAATGAAAAGGCATTTTACCATGAGGCCCTTAAAAAGCTTGGACTTGGGCTTCAGGACCGTATGACCAACAAGGTGGGACTTCTTTCAGGCGGTCAGAGACAGGCGCTTACCCTTTTGATGGCGACCTTAAAGAAGCCAAAGCTTCTTCTGCTTGATGAACATACTGCCGCACTTGATCCAAAGACAGCCAGAAAGGTTCTGGAGATCACTCAGGAAATTGTGAAGGAGCAGAATCTTACCACGCTTATGATCACCCATAACATGAAGGATGCCATCCAGATTGGCAACCGTCTTGTGATGATGCATGAAGGACGCATCATTTATGATATTTCAGGGGAAGAAAAAAAGAAGCTGGAAGTGGAAGACTTACTTAAGAAGTTTGAGGAAGCCAGCGGTGAAGAATTTTCCAACGACAGAATGATTCTGGCAAAATAG
- a CDS encoding C40 family peptidase, whose amino-acid sequence MENNNEKKDYTIRLDKARKKRSQNDYKKLMTLGGAAVLCVAVISAAGMSIKNHMSAKPAGLATGSDASAQKPEESADLKVKAESESAAQAAKEKEEKETVINSYKNLGIIQVSGYLNVRKAPGTEEDVIGKLQGDSACDILENTESGWFKISSGGIEGYINSEYVLTGEDAKTKAMDLVKLRAVVQTDNMNIRKEPSTSSDVVGQALLNERYEVIGQTEGWVQIPTGYLSADYVNLEYGLNEARKLDLKAMIFNLYKNIGISDVDNYLNVREEPSENGKIIGKMPSKAAGNILETTEDGWYKIQSGNITGYVKSDYILTGPAAKDEAMQVAELMAIVNTDMLNARTEPSTDSKIWTQISNNERYPVLKQIDGWIEIELEENSSAYVSTDFVDVRYALPEAIKFSPLEEKANAQASLRTQIVNYALQFLGNPYVWGGTSLTKGADCSGFTLSVYAHFGIGLPHYSGSQAGMGKAVKSSEMRPGDLIYYADSKGTINHVAMYIGNGQIVHAASRRSGIKISTWNYRTPVRIRNMIGD is encoded by the coding sequence ATGGAAAACAATAACGAGAAAAAAGATTATACAATCCGTTTGGATAAGGCCAGAAAAAAACGCAGCCAGAATGATTACAAGAAACTTATGACACTGGGAGGCGCAGCGGTTCTTTGCGTGGCAGTCATTTCAGCGGCGGGAATGTCGATAAAAAATCACATGTCTGCAAAGCCGGCGGGCCTTGCCACAGGATCTGATGCCTCTGCCCAAAAGCCGGAGGAATCAGCGGATTTAAAGGTTAAAGCTGAATCTGAGTCTGCTGCCCAGGCCGCAAAGGAAAAAGAGGAAAAAGAAACGGTAATAAATTCCTATAAGAATTTGGGAATCATCCAGGTATCGGGCTATTTAAATGTGAGAAAGGCACCTGGTACCGAGGAAGATGTAATTGGAAAGCTTCAGGGAGACAGTGCCTGTGATATCCTTGAGAATACAGAATCCGGATGGTTTAAAATATCTTCCGGCGGAATTGAAGGATACATAAATTCTGAATATGTCCTGACAGGGGAAGATGCAAAGACAAAAGCAATGGACTTGGTAAAGCTGAGGGCTGTCGTCCAGACCGACAATATGAACATCAGGAAGGAACCTTCCACCAGTTCGGATGTGGTGGGTCAGGCACTTTTAAATGAGCGGTATGAGGTCATAGGACAGACGGAGGGCTGGGTACAAATTCCCACTGGGTATCTGTCCGCAGACTACGTAAATCTGGAATACGGACTGAACGAGGCCAGAAAGCTGGATTTAAAGGCAATGATATTTAATCTATACAAGAATATCGGGATTTCAGATGTGGATAATTATCTGAATGTAAGAGAAGAGCCCAGCGAAAACGGCAAAATCATCGGGAAAATGCCCAGCAAAGCAGCAGGAAACATTTTGGAGACTACTGAAGACGGATGGTATAAGATCCAGTCCGGCAATATTACAGGCTATGTAAAGTCCGATTATATCCTCACAGGACCGGCGGCAAAGGATGAAGCAATGCAGGTGGCGGAGCTTATGGCCATTGTAAACACGGATATGTTAAATGCCAGGACTGAGCCTTCCACTGATTCAAAGATATGGACGCAGATATCCAACAATGAGCGGTATCCTGTATTAAAGCAGATTGACGGCTGGATTGAGATCGAGCTGGAGGAAAACAGCAGCGCTTACGTATCCACAGATTTTGTGGATGTCCGGTATGCGCTTCCTGAGGCCATCAAATTTTCCCCGTTGGAGGAAAAGGCCAATGCACAGGCTTCCCTCAGGACCCAGATCGTAAATTATGCCCTGCAGTTTTTGGGAAATCCTTATGTGTGGGGAGGAACCAGCTTAACGAAAGGGGCTGATTGTTCCGGTTTCACTTTATCTGTTTATGCTCATTTCGGCATCGGGCTGCCTCATTACTCCGGCTCTCAGGCAGGCATGGGCAAGGCGGTAAAATCCAGTGAGATGAGACCCGGAGACCTGATCTATTATGCAGACAGCAAAGGAACCATCAACCATGTGGCCATGTATATCGGAAACGGTCAGATCGTACATGCAGCCAGCAGGCGAAGCGGTATAAAAATATCTACATGGAATTACCGGACACCGGTAAGGATCCGAAATATGATCGGTGATTGA
- a CDS encoding XdhC family protein — MRQMFKAVLETLEKGEDGVLVTIIASSGSTPRGAGSHMLVRRDGTTEGTIGGGAVEYRSIQRSQKAIEEKASYIHSFVLGKEQVADLGMICGGDVVVYFQYLDHENQEFIDLCRRIEEAYDKDEDSWLIMDISSESTWGLGIYSKSAGFTGIEGIAEEERKILLQNKAVQKNFGERKYYSEPLVRAGCVYIFGGGHVAQELVPVLAHVGFRCAVFDDRPEFANETLFPQAEKTIAGDYERIFDYLELRECDYVCVMTRGHQSDYVVQRQVLTKNVCYIGVIGSRRKLETLAGKLMADGVTREQIDSCHSPIGLEIYAETPAEIAISVAGELIAVRALREGRKK; from the coding sequence ATGAGGCAGATGTTTAAAGCAGTTTTAGAAACTTTGGAAAAAGGCGAGGATGGAGTTTTAGTAACCATTATTGCAAGCTCCGGATCCACTCCCAGAGGTGCAGGATCCCATATGCTGGTAAGGCGGGACGGGACCACGGAAGGAACTATCGGGGGCGGAGCGGTGGAATACCGGTCCATTCAGAGATCACAAAAGGCGATTGAGGAAAAGGCATCCTATATCCACAGCTTTGTCCTGGGAAAAGAACAGGTAGCTGATCTGGGCATGATCTGTGGTGGCGATGTGGTGGTATACTTTCAGTATTTGGACCATGAAAATCAGGAATTTATTGACTTGTGCAGGAGGATAGAAGAAGCCTATGACAAGGATGAAGACAGCTGGCTTATTATGGATATTTCCAGTGAATCCACATGGGGGCTGGGAATCTACAGTAAATCAGCGGGATTTACAGGAATAGAAGGAATTGCTGAAGAAGAAAGAAAAATTCTTCTTCAGAATAAGGCGGTTCAGAAAAACTTTGGTGAACGCAAGTATTACAGCGAGCCTCTGGTCCGGGCCGGCTGTGTCTATATTTTTGGAGGCGGACATGTGGCACAGGAATTGGTACCGGTCCTGGCGCATGTAGGATTCCGGTGTGCTGTTTTTGATGACCGGCCGGAGTTTGCCAATGAAACACTGTTTCCCCAGGCAGAGAAGACCATTGCAGGGGATTATGAAAGGATTTTTGATTACCTTGAATTAAGGGAATGTGATTATGTCTGTGTTATGACCAGAGGACACCAGTCGGATTATGTTGTCCAAAGACAGGTCCTTACAAAAAATGTCTGTTATATCGGCGTAATCGGCAGCCGAAGGAAGCTGGAAACTCTGGCCGGAAAGCTTATGGCAGACGGCGTTACCAGAGAACAGATCGACAGCTGCCACAGCCCTATCGGTCTGGAAATTTATGCAGAAACACCCGCTGAGATCGCCATCAGTGTGGCAGGAGAACTGATTGCTGTCAGGGCTCTGCGGGAAGGGCGAAAAAAATAA
- a CDS encoding nucleoside-triphosphatase: MGKFLFLKGDSGEGKTTLLFECLRSWHRLMGGFYSQRLIMEDGMTMGFRMVPAEEDWIPAAPYKKGMTNVFIERTEHGFHKNPELFETVGVDILRSSAQSRLCLLDEIGGVELFVPEFMEEVLCCIDGPVPCIGVLKNRKNLESMRTRIPIQTDTDKLLLDLEEKLEKRSNGRILTFERDRKEHIRMEIMDFLRECGEKEGMETHGRKGLGL, encoded by the coding sequence ATGGGAAAATTTCTGTTTTTAAAAGGTGATTCCGGAGAAGGAAAGACAACCTTGCTTTTTGAATGTTTAAGATCCTGGCACCGGCTGATGGGAGGGTTTTATTCACAGCGCTTAATAATGGAAGATGGAATGACTATGGGATTTCGAATGGTTCCTGCAGAGGAAGACTGGATTCCGGCAGCTCCCTATAAAAAAGGAATGACTAATGTTTTTATTGAACGGACTGAACATGGATTCCATAAAAATCCTGAACTTTTTGAAACCGTTGGTGTGGATATTCTGCGTTCTTCCGCTCAGAGCAGACTCTGCCTTTTGGATGAAATAGGCGGGGTAGAGCTTTTTGTGCCGGAATTTATGGAGGAGGTTCTTTGCTGTATTGATGGTCCGGTTCCATGCATCGGAGTATTAAAAAACCGGAAAAATCTGGAGTCCATGAGGACCAGAATCCCCATACAGACGGATACGGACAAGCTTCTCCTGGACTTGGAGGAAAAACTTGAAAAACGGTCAAATGGGCGGATACTTACGTTTGAGCGCGACAGAAAAGAACACATCCGTATGGAAATTATGGATTTTTTGAGAGAATGCGGGGAAAAGGAAGGAATGGAAACACATGGTAGAAAGGGACTGGGTTTATAA
- a CDS encoding FecCD family ABC transporter permease — protein sequence MVERDWVYKRRFGIIVLLFIVCFLGSFLLGRYPVYPDTLLKVLLAKVFPIEISWPAQIETVVFRVRLPRVFMAALIGGGLSCAGAAYQGIFKNPMVSPDVLGASSGAGLGAALGLFLSLGYNGVTISAFLFGLGAVGIVCLISSRVKYNPVLGLVLSGMMISSLASAAVSFLKLVADPANTLPVITYWLMGSLASIRQKDVMFAAPWILMGILPIYLLRWRINVLSLGEEEARSMGINGGRLRLIIVVSASLITSASVSVSGHIGWVGLVIPHFARMLVGSDYRRLLPASLLMGGSFLLIVDNFARLLATSEVPIGILTAFVGAPFFLYLILREGNRL from the coding sequence ATGGTAGAAAGGGACTGGGTTTATAAAAGACGTTTTGGAATCATAGTGCTCTTATTTATTGTCTGCTTTTTGGGTTCCTTTTTGCTTGGACGGTACCCGGTATACCCGGACACGCTTTTAAAAGTCCTTCTTGCCAAAGTTTTTCCTATAGAAATCTCTTGGCCTGCCCAGATAGAGACTGTTGTTTTTCGTGTCCGTCTTCCAAGAGTTTTCATGGCAGCATTGATCGGAGGAGGATTGTCCTGTGCAGGCGCCGCTTATCAGGGGATTTTTAAAAATCCCATGGTATCACCGGATGTTCTGGGAGCCTCCTCGGGCGCAGGATTAGGCGCTGCCCTGGGACTGTTTTTGTCATTGGGTTATAACGGAGTAACAATCAGTGCCTTTCTTTTTGGTCTTGGTGCCGTAGGAATTGTCTGCCTCATCAGCAGCCGGGTAAAATATAATCCCGTGCTGGGGCTGGTGTTGTCCGGCATGATGATAAGTTCCCTTGCTTCCGCAGCAGTATCTTTTTTAAAGCTGGTGGCGGATCCGGCCAATACACTTCCGGTCATTACCTACTGGCTTATGGGAAGCCTGGCATCCATCCGTCAGAAAGATGTGATGTTTGCTGCTCCATGGATCCTGATGGGAATCCTTCCGATTTATCTTCTCCGGTGGCGGATCAATGTTTTAAGCCTTGGGGAAGAGGAGGCGAGGAGCATGGGGATCAATGGAGGAAGGCTTCGTCTTATCATTGTTGTCAGTGCATCTTTGATTACTTCAGCATCAGTTTCAGTAAGCGGGCATATCGGCTGGGTGGGACTGGTAATTCCTCATTTTGCAAGAATGCTGGTAGGAAGTGATTACCGCAGGCTGTTGCCGGCCTCCCTGCTTATGGGCGGCAGTTTTCTGCTGATCGTGGATAATTTTGCAAGGCTTTTGGCTACCAGTGAGGTTCCTATCGGCATTTTGACTGCATTTGTTGGTGCTCCGTTCTTTTTATATCTGATTTTACGGGAAGGAAACCGGTTATAG
- a CDS encoding ABC transporter ATP-binding protein → MELTVKDLEFGYHCFPVLKGINFSFNKGELVCVLGKNGAGKSTLFRCMLGLLKGYQGEILIDGTERRHFSERELAGRIAYIPQNHDTAFSFSVLDMVLMGTTASLPRFAGPGPKEKDRAMNALKLLRIAGLRDRIFGQISGGEQQLVLIARAIAQEAKILVMDEPCSSLDYGNQIRVMKELRTLSEKGYLIVQSTHNPEHVFHFAHKSLVMMDGKIRALGEPDKILTKELLEGVYQVPIEIYEDLKSGKKVCMPGEG, encoded by the coding sequence ATGGAACTGACGGTAAAAGATTTAGAATTCGGCTATCATTGTTTTCCGGTATTAAAGGGGATTAATTTTTCCTTCAACAAAGGAGAACTGGTCTGTGTTCTTGGGAAAAACGGAGCAGGGAAGAGTACGCTTTTTCGCTGCATGTTAGGTTTGCTGAAGGGATACCAGGGGGAGATTCTGATTGACGGAACGGAACGCCGGCACTTTTCAGAAAGGGAATTGGCCGGACGGATCGCCTATATCCCCCAGAATCACGATACTGCATTCTCTTTTTCGGTTCTGGATATGGTTTTGATGGGAACAACCGCTTCCCTGCCCCGCTTTGCAGGGCCGGGACCAAAGGAAAAAGACAGGGCAATGAATGCTTTAAAGCTATTAAGGATTGCTGGTCTAAGGGACCGTATATTCGGGCAGATCAGCGGCGGAGAGCAGCAGCTTGTGCTGATTGCAAGGGCAATCGCCCAGGAGGCAAAAATACTGGTCATGGATGAGCCATGTTCCAGCTTGGATTACGGCAACCAGATCAGGGTCATGAAGGAGCTGCGTACCTTGTCAGAAAAGGGATATTTAATTGTGCAGTCCACCCATAATCCGGAGCATGTCTTTCACTTTGCCCATAAATCGCTGGTGATGATGGATGGAAAGATAAGGGCTTTGGGTGAGCCGGACAAGATCTTGACAAAGGAGCTTTTGGAAGGCGTGTACCAGGTGCCAATTGAGATCTATGAAGATTTAAAAAGCGGGAAAAAGGTTTGTATGCCTGGGGAAGGGTGA
- a CDS encoding DUF364 domain-containing protein, translating into MNMWEMYDSLIEPIPDDVKIEDYFAGIQWTSVTVCGCTGATATNPLQTISRTEKNILDMSWKEAAGLIKSWNFTEASIGAAAVNAYYNQPDRISRLEREGAIRMLSREDAFMAHSEDIKGKKVATIGHFCFAEEYFKEAKSCVILERNPKDGDYPDSACEYVLSDRDYVFITGFTLVNKTLPRLLELSRNAKVILVGPSVALAPELFDFGVWELAGTLITDKKLTEEFVKKGEHKAVIRSGLPVRLSLK; encoded by the coding sequence ATGAATATGTGGGAAATGTATGACAGTCTGATAGAACCAATACCAGATGACGTAAAGATAGAAGATTATTTTGCCGGAATCCAGTGGACTTCGGTGACTGTCTGCGGCTGTACAGGTGCGACGGCGACAAATCCGCTTCAGACCATATCAAGAACTGAAAAAAATATCTTGGACATGTCATGGAAGGAAGCTGCAGGACTGATAAAATCATGGAATTTTACGGAAGCCAGCATAGGTGCCGCGGCGGTAAATGCCTATTATAATCAGCCGGACCGGATCAGCAGGCTGGAAAGGGAAGGTGCAATCAGGATGTTGTCCAGGGAAGATGCCTTTATGGCACATAGTGAGGATATCAAAGGAAAAAAGGTGGCGACCATCGGACATTTCTGCTTTGCTGAGGAGTATTTTAAAGAAGCAAAATCCTGCGTAATTCTGGAACGCAATCCAAAGGATGGCGATTATCCGGACAGTGCCTGTGAATATGTTCTTTCAGACAGAGATTATGTATTTATCACTGGATTTACCCTGGTTAATAAAACCCTTCCAAGGCTGTTGGAGCTGTCGCGGAATGCCAAAGTCATATTAGTGGGGCCCAGTGTGGCTCTTGCTCCTGAACTTTTTGATTTTGGTGTGTGGGAGCTGGCAGGCACACTTATTACAGATAAAAAGCTTACAGAGGAATTTGTTAAAAAAGGAGAGCACAAGGCGGTAATCCGTTCTGGTTTACCGGTAAGGCTTTCCCTAAAATAA
- a CDS encoding ABC transporter substrate-binding protein has protein sequence MKKMRKGLVLAAFLAAAVLANGCQKENSNEVPATQTESTAPAKAETQAETEKSSETGGQSETRVFTDSAGREVTLPKEINKIAPSGPLAQIVLYTLCPDKLSGLASDFSEGAKLYIDEKYWGLPKFGQFYGKNASLNMEALIAESPDVIIDIGEAKKTVKEDMDALQEQLNMPVIFIEADLDTMSAAYEKLGELTGEADQAKKLADYCNNILKKSETAKEELAEKEKKSVYFAIGDDGLHTNAEGSIHARVIEQIGAENAAKVEMVSSGGGSEVSFEQLLLWQPDIIIADSETLYQTITTDKVWGELNAVKEGKVYQIPSVPYSFMSSPPSVNRMIGIMWLGNLVYPEQYNVDIKQEVKDFYQLFYHVNLDDTQTEKILK, from the coding sequence ATGAAAAAAATGAGAAAAGGGCTGGTATTGGCTGCATTCCTTGCTGCTGCGGTACTGGCAAATGGCTGCCAAAAGGAAAACAGTAATGAGGTACCTGCCACTCAGACAGAGTCAACTGCGCCTGCAAAGGCAGAAACTCAGGCGGAAACAGAAAAATCCAGTGAAACAGGGGGACAGTCAGAGACCAGAGTATTTACGGATTCAGCAGGAAGAGAAGTTACACTTCCAAAGGAAATTAACAAGATTGCTCCTTCCGGGCCATTGGCACAGATTGTGCTTTATACCCTGTGCCCGGATAAGCTGTCCGGACTTGCTTCTGATTTTTCTGAGGGTGCAAAGCTGTATATTGACGAAAAATATTGGGGACTTCCTAAATTCGGCCAGTTTTATGGAAAGAATGCAAGCCTTAATATGGAGGCTCTCATTGCAGAAAGCCCGGATGTGATCATTGATATCGGAGAAGCGAAGAAAACCGTAAAAGAGGATATGGATGCCCTTCAGGAACAGCTTAACATGCCGGTCATTTTTATAGAGGCAGATTTAGATACCATGAGTGCTGCTTATGAAAAGCTTGGGGAGCTTACCGGCGAGGCTGATCAGGCAAAGAAGCTGGCGGACTATTGTAATAATATATTGAAAAAATCTGAAACAGCCAAGGAAGAACTGGCAGAAAAAGAAAAGAAATCGGTTTATTTTGCCATTGGAGATGATGGACTTCACACCAATGCAGAGGGTTCCATTCATGCCCGGGTCATCGAACAGATCGGAGCGGAAAATGCGGCAAAAGTTGAAATGGTATCAAGCGGAGGCGGAAGTGAAGTATCCTTTGAACAGCTTCTTCTGTGGCAGCCGGATATTATCATCGCAGATTCTGAGACCTTATACCAGACAATAACAACAGATAAGGTCTGGGGAGAATTAAATGCAGTGAAAGAAGGTAAGGTTTATCAGATACCTTCTGTTCCATATAGTTTTATGAGCAGCCCGCCTTCTGTCAACCGAATGATCGGGATTATGTGGCTGGGCAATCTTGTATATCCGGAGCAGTATAACGTTGATATAAAACAGGAAGTAAAAGATTTCTACCAGCTGTTTTATCACGTAAATCTTGATGACACACAGACGGAGAAAATTTTGAAATAA